A genomic region of Stigmatopora nigra isolate UIUO_SnigA chromosome 16, RoL_Snig_1.1, whole genome shotgun sequence contains the following coding sequences:
- the LOC144209441 gene encoding uncharacterized protein LOC144209441, giving the protein MELSDSVHRGFRSLGEPSAMDDAGFPALVDVCFRSLLSPGPDAEVLDGPELKQIERILLKQMHTATCTFILEAVRQNADETTISSCLEELSFSSERIQIFCSCYQKHKKDIKQLLARIGRQPAHITDVSWRLQYQVKNGQVDKVNEPFYLITLNTENKCRPEDITFTCTTEQLQDLVGKLKDAAKSFEKARGGGQVGDFGGKLALAEDRRDRADAKGLRDAGPVPLGHARKVHGRPRRAAFASGPQTAEPGVQVRVFGIASYLEAEPVRRSAVVLFGIFSPTSSAPIQRRMLSFSGEHRRGPPCMRVCALSTGENRFPARVRSRTKPGISAGFNGVAPGFASFAGEAVRTRLRDRLDRDVRGASIELTMHRTTRIKITELNPHLMCVLCGGYFIDATTIIECLHSFCKMCIVRYLETSKYCPICDVQVHKTKPLLNIRSDKTLQDIVYKLVPGLFKNEMKRRRDFYAEHPVEASNGSNEDRGEVADEDKRIITDDEIISLSIEFFDSSARLAIGLGEKHSRKDPMANKRYLQCPAAMTIMHLRKFLRSKMDIPNTYQVEVMYEDEPLKDYYTLMDIAYIYTWRRTGPLPLQYRVRPGCKKLKVSPSQPEEGVHRSGPESDSASDKAGSPAGAPSTSSSLPSPVREPGQSPLLPPRGPGVNVNGTPAMPPSAPTRPFAQLSGTPNGGGKTRKVSFNGSATSSG; this is encoded by the exons ATGGAGTTGTCGGATTCCGTGCATAGAGGATTCCGCTCCCTCGGCGAGCCGTCAGCCATGGACGACGCCGGCTTCCCGGCTCTGGTTGACGTCTGTTTCCGCTCTCTGCTTTCCCCTGGGCCGGACGCCGAGGTGCTGG ACGGTCCTGAACTGAAGCAAATCGAGCGGATTCTCCTGAAGCAGATGCACACTGCGACATGTACCTTCATCCTAGAAGCGGTCCGGCAAAATGCTGACGAGACAACCATAAG TTCCTGCCTTGAGGAGCTGTCATTCAGTTCAGAAAGAATCCAAATATTCTGTAGCTGCTATCAG aagCACAAAAAGGATATAAAGCAATTGTTAGCAAG AATTGGAAGACAACCAGCTCATATTACTGACGTGTCATGGCGCCTCCAATATCAAGTGAAG AATGGACAGGTCGATAAGGTCAACGAGCCTTTCTACTTAATAACACTCAACACGGAG aataaatgtCGACCCGAGGATATAACCTTTACCTGCACCACGGAGCAATTACAg GACTTGGTTGGCAAGCTGAAGGATGCAGCCAAGAGTTTCGAGAAAGCCA GAGGAGGGGGCCAAGTGGGAGATTTTGGAGGCAAACTTGCGCTGGCCGAAGACAGACGGGACCGAGCCGACGCCAAAGGACTTCGGGACGCGGGGCCAGTGCCACTCGGACACGCTCGCAAAGTGCACGGGCGCCCACGGAGGGCGGCGTTCGCGTCTGGC CCCCAGACAGCCGAACCCGGCGTACAGGTACGTGTTTTCGGCATCGCCTCCTACCTCGAAGCGGAGCCCGTTCGCCGGTCCGCGGTGGTTCTTTTCGGGATCTTTTCCCCCACCTCCTCCGCGCCGATCCAGCGGCGGATGTTGAGCTTTAGCGGCGAGCACCGACGTGGACCTCCGTGTATGCGTGTCTGCGCACTTTCTACCGGGGAAAATCGGTTCCCAGCCCGTGTTAGGAGCCGAACGAAGCCCGGTATAAGCGCCGGCTTCAACGGTGTTGCGCCGGGCTTTGCGTCC TTTGCGGGCGAAGCAGTGCGGACTCGGCTTAGAGATCGGCTCGATCGAGACGTCCGGGGGGCTTCTATTGAG CTGACCATGCATCGCACCACGAGAATCAAGATCACCGAGCTCAACCCTCACCTCATGTGTGTCCTTTGTGGGGGTTACTTCATCGACGCTACCACCATCATCGAATGTCTACACTCGT TTTGCAAAATGTGCATCGTGCGTTACCTGGAAACTAGTAAATATTGTCCCATCTGTGATGTGCAAGTTCACAAAACCAAGCCTCTGCTTAATATTAG GTCTGATAAAACTCTACAGGACATCGTATATAAATTGGTCCCAGGCCTGTTTAAAA ATGAAATGAAGAGAAGAAGGGACTTTTATGCTGAGCATCCAGTTGAAG CATCCAATGGTTCCAATGAAGACCGAGGCGAAGTGGCAGATGAGGACAAGAGAATAATCACAGATGATGAGATCATCAGTCTTTCTATTGAGTTCTTCGACTCGAGTGCCAG ACTGGCAATTGGACTTGGAGAGAAGCATTCAAGAAAAGATCCG ATGGCAAACAAAAGATACCTACAATGTCCAGCAGCAATGACCATCATGCATTTGAGGAAGTTCTTGCGTAGCAAAATGGACATCCCAAACACTTACCAG GTAGAAGTCATGTATGAAGATGAACCTCTGAAAGATTACTACACATTAATGGATATCGCATATATCTACACTTGGAGAAGG ACGGGTCCACTCCCGCTCCAGTACCGAGTGCGACCGGGGTGCAAGAAACTTAAGGTGAGCCCTTCCCAGCCGGAGGAGGGCGTCCACCGCTCTGGCCCGGAAAGCGACTCGGCTAGCGACAAAGCTGGAAGTCCCGCGGGAGCTCCTTCCACGTCATCCTCCCTGCCGAGCCCTGTCCGCGAGCCGGGGCAGTCGCCGCTCCTTCCCCCTCGCGGCCCGGGCGTTAACGTCAACGGGACCCCAGCCATGCCCCCCTCAGCACCCACCAGGCCTTTCGCACAGCTAAGCGGAACCCCTAACGGCGGCGGGAAGACCCGGAAGGTCTCTTTTAACGGCTCTGCCACCTCATCCGGCTGA